The Lysobacter enzymogenes genome window below encodes:
- a CDS encoding ADP-ribosylglycohydrolase family protein, with amino-acid sequence MLLQLAIGDAYGAGFEYAPDRLVRERNDGAGYTRHPRHDIEPGCYTDDTQMSLAIAEALVENDPWTRESLAARFVAAFKRDPREGYASRFHGLLTEVRDGDDLLARIRPDSAKSGAAMRSPPLGVLADTAQVIRRAELQARITHDTSGGVASATASALCAHYFVHRHGPKAELADFLLAYVPGPWDRPWHGKVGALGMDSVHAAVAALREHASMRELLRACIAFTGDVDTVATIALAAGAHSEEIAQDLPVSLYEGLENSRYGRDYLATLDARLMALAG; translated from the coding sequence ATGCTGCTGCAACTGGCCATCGGCGACGCATACGGCGCCGGTTTCGAATACGCCCCGGACCGGCTCGTGCGCGAGCGCAACGACGGTGCTGGCTACACTCGCCACCCGCGCCACGATATCGAGCCGGGTTGCTATACCGACGACACCCAGATGAGCCTGGCCATCGCCGAGGCACTGGTCGAAAACGATCCGTGGACCCGCGAATCGCTGGCCGCGCGCTTCGTCGCCGCGTTCAAGCGCGATCCGCGCGAAGGCTACGCCAGCCGTTTCCACGGCCTGCTGACCGAGGTGCGCGACGGCGACGACCTGCTCGCGCGGATCCGGCCCGACAGCGCCAAGAGCGGCGCCGCGATGCGCTCGCCGCCGCTCGGCGTGTTGGCCGATACCGCGCAGGTGATCCGCCGCGCCGAGCTGCAGGCGCGCATCACCCACGACACGTCCGGCGGCGTGGCTTCGGCGACGGCCTCGGCGTTGTGCGCGCATTATTTCGTCCACCGGCACGGGCCGAAGGCCGAGCTGGCCGACTTCCTGCTCGCCTACGTGCCGGGCCCCTGGGATCGGCCGTGGCACGGCAAGGTCGGCGCGTTGGGGATGGACAGCGTGCACGCGGCGGTCGCGGCCCTGCGCGAGCACGCGAGCATGCGCGAGTTGTTGCGCGCCTGCATCGCTTTCACCGGCGATGTAGACACGGTCGCGACGATCGCGCTCGCCGCAGGCGCCCACAGCGAGGAGATCGCGCAAGATCTTCCGGTTTCGCTGTACGAAGGCCTGGAAAACAGCCGCTATGGCCGCGATTATCTGGCGACGCTGGACGCGCGGCTGATGGCGCTGGCAGGCTGA
- a CDS encoding CHAD domain-containing protein: MPQAAVEADAEGVESAAQPGARRAAGAARRPRSRGGSAPPSPPARAEPLPVVDESEPEPAPRPPGQRLRAHATREIDQALDALGWGGNRLHAGVHLARKCLRRARATLALGGDALGPGRDWVDRAIRDLNRDLSSLRDAHALVETLDRLLRGTLAPEARPLLARARRAAAAARAQAAHAARADDPGLGRRRALLRVLRAALRALPWKQLQPEHWRGAVAAGLARVERAGERARASGGDEDWHEWRRRARRLSQQQRALKSAGLGADAPTFDKHQIERLGEAQDLTLLLEHCGKGSPFAKLERGAVKAFARAELERARERIQG, translated from the coding sequence ATGCCGCAGGCCGCCGTCGAAGCCGACGCCGAGGGAGTCGAGTCCGCCGCGCAACCAGGCGCGCGGCGCGCCGCCGGCGCCGCGCGCCGGCCGCGCAGCCGCGGCGGCAGTGCGCCGCCGTCGCCGCCCGCGCGCGCCGAGCCGCTGCCCGTCGTGGACGAATCCGAACCCGAGCCGGCGCCGCGCCCGCCCGGCCAGCGCCTGCGCGCGCATGCGACCCGCGAGATCGACCAGGCCCTGGACGCGCTCGGCTGGGGCGGCAACCGCCTGCACGCCGGCGTGCATCTGGCGCGCAAGTGCCTGCGTCGCGCCCGCGCGACCCTGGCACTGGGCGGCGACGCGCTCGGGCCGGGCCGCGACTGGGTCGACCGCGCGATCCGCGACCTCAATCGCGACCTGTCGTCGCTGCGCGACGCCCACGCCCTGGTCGAAACCCTGGACCGATTGCTGCGCGGCACGCTCGCGCCCGAAGCGCGGCCGTTGCTGGCGCGCGCGCGCCGCGCCGCCGCCGCCGCGCGCGCCCAGGCCGCGCACGCGGCGCGCGCCGACGATCCCGGCCTGGGCCGCCGCCGCGCGCTGCTGCGGGTGCTGCGCGCGGCGCTGCGCGCGCTGCCGTGGAAGCAATTGCAGCCGGAGCACTGGCGCGGCGCGGTCGCCGCCGGCCTGGCCCGGGTCGAGCGCGCCGGCGAGCGCGCCCGCGCCAGCGGCGGCGACGAGGACTGGCACGAATGGCGCCGCCGCGCGCGCCGGCTGTCGCAGCAGCAGCGCGCGCTGAAAAGCGCGGGGCTCGGCGCGGACGCGCCGACGTTCGACAAGCACCAGATCGAGCGGCTGGGCGAGGCGCAGGACCTGACCTTGCTGCTGGAGCATTGCGGCAAGGGCTCGCCGTTCGCGAAGCTCGAGCGCGGGGCGGTCAAGGCGTTCGCGCGGGCGGAGCTGGAGCGGGCGCGGGAGCGGATCCAGGGGTAG
- a CDS encoding ECF-type sigma factor: MAESADITILLDAAREGDRGALDRVLATLYQELHTMARRQLAGQHGQTLDATALVHEAYLKLVGRREAQFDDRAHFFAYAASAMRSVVVDYARQRLAQKRGGDLHRVTELPDDVEGGLRLDEDTLGLDSALTKLAGVDQRLAQVVELRYFAGLSELEIAALLQRSERSIRRDWQKARLFLLASLQDEPSR, encoded by the coding sequence ATGGCCGAAAGCGCTGACATCACGATCCTGTTGGACGCCGCGCGCGAAGGCGATCGCGGCGCGCTCGACCGCGTGCTCGCCACGCTCTATCAGGAACTGCACACGATGGCGCGGCGCCAGCTCGCCGGCCAGCACGGGCAAACGCTGGACGCCACCGCGCTGGTGCACGAGGCCTATCTCAAACTGGTCGGCCGGCGCGAAGCGCAGTTCGACGACCGCGCGCATTTCTTCGCCTATGCCGCCTCCGCCATGCGCAGCGTGGTGGTCGACTACGCGCGCCAGCGCCTCGCGCAAAAGCGCGGCGGCGACCTGCACCGCGTCACCGAACTGCCCGACGACGTCGAAGGCGGCCTGCGCCTGGACGAGGACACCCTCGGCCTGGATTCGGCGCTGACCAAGCTCGCCGGCGTCGACCAACGCCTGGCCCAGGTGGTGGAACTGCGCTACTTCGCCGGCCTGTCGGAACTGGAAATCGCCGCGCTGCTGCAGCGTTCCGAGCGCAGCATCCGCCGCGACTGGCAGAAAGCGCGACTGTTCCTGCTGGCGTCGCTGCAGGACGAACCCAGCCGCTGA
- a CDS encoding DinB family protein, giving the protein MNLLAHTRLMADYNRWMNQRIYAAAARLPAAAVAQDRGAFFGSILGTLNHLMVADKIWLHRFATHPSRFAALDPLRTQPRPTDLRAVEFDTLPQWRVAREQLDAAIVDWAGELSEADLDHVLAYANTKGVVSQRRFGLLLLHFFNHQTHHRGQITTLLTQAGEDVGGTDLLELIPALPADASAL; this is encoded by the coding sequence ATGAACCTGCTGGCCCACACCCGCCTGATGGCCGACTACAACCGCTGGATGAACCAGCGCATCTACGCCGCCGCCGCGCGCCTGCCGGCCGCGGCGGTGGCGCAGGATCGCGGCGCGTTCTTCGGCTCGATCCTGGGCACGCTCAACCACCTGATGGTCGCCGACAAGATCTGGCTGCACCGCTTCGCCACCCATCCTTCGCGCTTCGCCGCGCTCGACCCGCTGCGCACGCAGCCGCGGCCGACCGACCTGCGCGCGGTCGAGTTCGACACGCTGCCGCAGTGGCGGGTCGCGCGCGAGCAACTCGATGCGGCGATCGTCGATTGGGCCGGCGAGCTGAGCGAGGCCGATCTGGATCATGTGCTGGCGTACGCCAACACCAAGGGCGTGGTGTCGCAGCGACGGTTCGGATTGCTGCTGCTGCATTTCTTCAATCACCAGACCCATCACCGCGGCCAGATCACCACCTTGTTGACCCAGGCCGGCGAAGACGTCGGCGGCACCGATCTGCTCGAGCTGATTCCGGCCTTGCCGGCGGACGCGTCGGCGCTGTGA
- a CDS encoding serine/threonine-protein kinase: MTELIGLEDGHEDFLSEPLVAPQQSGMRPGVEVGTYRLESLLGEGGMGQVWLASRADGLYQRRVALKLLRPGLTDVNLRTRFTRERQILARLAHPYIARLLDAGVTRDGLPYLALEYVEGEPITDYCRNQRTSLDKRLRMFQQICDAVSHAHANLIVHRDLKPSNILVTPAGDVRLLDFGIAKLLDSNDVPLPEQTRTGARAFTLHYAAPEQVRGEPVTTMTDVYSLGVVLYELLTDSKPYKLKRQTDAEWEEAILAADPLKPSQAVLRYADANDPDLDPGSLRRLGKQLAGDLDNIVLKTLAKRPEQRYPSVEALSLDLQRFEAGRPVLARAQSVRYRVNKYMARHRWALATAALVALVLSASLGVVAWQAREAVAEAARAQAMQDFMVGLFESARGTPEGEPLDLRGLLDASVARGNRELAKQPRSRAELFGVIARIRTGLGDYSEARSLLDRQAQVIASTDDIPDSLRLESLNQRGKVLRLLNQPRDCAALMQPALDLARREQAQLPLQTSEFYSELGRCRRDNGERQGARQLFERSLAIRREMRENTDVGEVENLMDLAGLQADAGQSREALLGFEQARRKLQQSVGDRHPLHVEIGRNLAALRRSLGQLGDAERDATDALAIALEVNGAQHPATLAVRRQLVALHIDQGQFALAQKELQLLGSLLPQRQRPDDADLTEVHRALGIVAWERGDLPRSLSEFERALQIARRAPQPAKLAALMSDQALVLLDAGQGAQARETLEQVRRLRIRQDGADSGPVGETERQLGEAELALGARDSAAPRLQRALALTRKAYGERDPRTRAAELALTRMQAAGGDAAALSHLDSLAELPINDEALRKLGWRAQAYAAQLRCAGNQRGQARARLDGLLRSIGEARPDGSEVLREVQAIRDGCAG; encoded by the coding sequence TTGACTGAGCTTATTGGCCTGGAAGACGGCCACGAGGATTTCCTCTCCGAACCCTTGGTCGCGCCGCAGCAGTCCGGCATGCGTCCCGGCGTGGAAGTCGGCACGTACCGGCTCGAAAGCCTGCTCGGCGAAGGCGGCATGGGCCAGGTGTGGCTGGCCTCGCGCGCCGACGGCCTGTACCAGCGCCGGGTCGCGCTGAAGCTGCTGCGGCCGGGCCTGACCGACGTCAACCTGCGCACCCGCTTCACCCGCGAACGGCAGATCCTCGCGCGTCTGGCCCATCCCTACATCGCCCGCCTGCTCGACGCCGGCGTGACCCGCGACGGGCTGCCGTACCTGGCGCTGGAATACGTCGAAGGCGAGCCGATCACCGACTACTGCCGCAACCAGCGCACCTCGCTGGACAAGCGGCTGCGCATGTTCCAGCAGATCTGCGACGCGGTCAGCCACGCCCACGCCAACCTGATCGTCCACCGCGACCTCAAGCCGTCGAACATCCTGGTGACGCCGGCCGGCGACGTGCGCCTGCTCGACTTCGGCATCGCCAAGCTGCTCGACAGCAACGACGTGCCGTTGCCGGAGCAGACCCGCACCGGCGCGCGCGCCTTCACCCTGCACTACGCCGCGCCCGAGCAGGTGCGCGGCGAACCGGTCACCACCATGACCGACGTGTATTCGCTCGGCGTGGTGCTGTACGAACTGCTGACCGATTCCAAGCCGTACAAGCTCAAGCGCCAGACCGACGCGGAATGGGAGGAGGCGATCCTCGCCGCCGATCCGCTCAAGCCCTCGCAGGCGGTGCTGCGCTACGCCGACGCCAACGATCCCGACCTGGATCCGGGCTCGCTGCGGCGCCTGGGCAAACAGCTGGCCGGCGATCTCGACAACATCGTGCTCAAGACCCTGGCCAAGCGGCCGGAGCAGCGCTATCCCTCGGTGGAAGCGCTGTCGCTGGACCTGCAGCGCTTCGAAGCCGGGCGGCCGGTGCTGGCGCGCGCGCAGAGCGTGCGCTACCGGGTCAACAAGTACATGGCGCGCCACCGCTGGGCGCTGGCGACCGCGGCGCTGGTCGCGCTGGTGCTCAGCGCCTCGCTCGGCGTGGTCGCCTGGCAGGCGCGCGAAGCGGTCGCCGAAGCGGCGCGCGCGCAGGCCATGCAGGACTTCATGGTCGGCCTGTTCGAAAGCGCGCGCGGCACGCCCGAAGGCGAGCCGCTGGACCTGCGCGGCCTGCTCGACGCTTCGGTCGCGCGCGGCAACCGCGAACTGGCCAAGCAGCCGCGCTCGCGCGCCGAACTGTTCGGGGTGATCGCGCGCATCCGCACCGGGCTCGGCGACTACAGCGAAGCGCGCAGCCTGCTGGATCGGCAGGCGCAGGTGATCGCGTCCACCGACGACATTCCCGACAGCCTGCGCCTGGAATCCTTGAACCAGCGCGGCAAGGTGCTGCGGCTGCTGAACCAGCCTCGCGACTGCGCCGCGCTGATGCAGCCCGCGCTCGATCTGGCCCGGCGCGAGCAGGCGCAGCTGCCGTTGCAGACCAGCGAGTTCTATTCCGAACTCGGCCGCTGCCGCCGCGACAACGGCGAGCGCCAGGGCGCGCGCCAGCTGTTCGAACGCTCGCTGGCGATCCGCCGCGAGATGCGCGAGAACACCGACGTCGGCGAAGTCGAGAACCTGATGGACCTGGCCGGCCTGCAGGCCGACGCCGGCCAGAGCCGCGAGGCGCTGCTGGGTTTCGAACAGGCGCGGCGCAAGCTGCAGCAAAGCGTCGGCGACCGCCATCCTTTGCACGTCGAGATCGGCCGCAACCTGGCCGCGCTGCGGCGCTCGCTGGGCCAGCTCGGCGACGCCGAGCGCGACGCCACCGACGCGCTGGCGATCGCCCTGGAAGTCAACGGCGCGCAGCACCCGGCCACCCTCGCCGTGCGCCGGCAACTCGTCGCGCTGCACATCGACCAAGGCCAGTTCGCCCTGGCGCAGAAGGAACTGCAACTGCTCGGCAGCCTGCTGCCGCAGCGCCAGCGGCCCGACGACGCCGACCTGACCGAAGTGCATCGCGCGCTCGGCATCGTCGCCTGGGAGCGCGGCGACCTGCCGCGTTCGCTGAGCGAATTCGAGCGCGCGTTGCAGATCGCCCGGCGCGCGCCGCAGCCGGCGAAGCTGGCCGCGCTGATGAGCGACCAGGCGCTGGTGCTGCTGGACGCCGGCCAAGGCGCGCAGGCGCGCGAAACGCTGGAGCAGGTGCGGCGCCTGCGCATCCGCCAGGACGGCGCCGACTCCGGCCCGGTCGGCGAAACCGAGCGCCAGCTCGGCGAAGCCGAACTCGCCCTGGGCGCGCGCGACAGCGCCGCGCCGCGCCTGCAACGCGCGCTGGCGCTGACCCGCAAGGCCTACGGCGAACGCGACCCGCGCACGCGCGCGGCCGAGCTCGCGCTGACCCGCATGCAAGCCGCCGGCGGCGACGCCGCCGCGCTGTCGCACCTGGACTCGCTGGCGGAACTGCCGATCAACGACGAAGCCTTGCGCAAGCTCGGCTGGCGCGCGCAAGCCTATGCCGCGCAACTGCGCTGCGCCGGCAACCAGCGCGGCCAAGCGCGGGCGCGGCTGGACGGCCTGCTGCGCAGCATCGGTGAGGCGCGGCCGGATGGGAGCGAGGTGTTGCGCGAGGTGCAGGCGATCCGCGACGGATGCGCGGGTTGA
- the mutM gene encoding bifunctional DNA-formamidopyrimidine glycosylase/DNA-(apurinic or apyrimidinic site) lyase → MPELPEVETTRRGLAPHLEGRHVVTAILRRPDLRWPIPAAIEETLPGQRIDAVRRRAKYLLIDTAAGSAVLHLGMSGSLRVLPADTPVRDHDHVDLLLDDDRVLRFNDPRRFGCLLWQAPGDTHELLRDLGPEPLSDAFDGDYLFQLSRGRKAPVKTFLMDQKVVVGVGNIYAAEALFAAGVSPLRAAGKVSRERYAELAGAIKAILGYAIQRGGTTLRDFISPDGAPGYFEQELAAYGRGGEPCPRCGRPLKQASIGQRTTVWCGHCQR, encoded by the coding sequence ATGCCTGAATTACCTGAAGTCGAAACCACCCGGCGCGGCCTCGCGCCGCACTTGGAAGGCCGTCACGTCGTCACCGCGATCCTGCGCCGCCCGGACCTGCGCTGGCCGATCCCGGCGGCGATCGAGGAGACCCTGCCCGGCCAGCGCATCGACGCCGTGCGCCGGCGCGCCAAGTACCTGCTGATCGACACCGCCGCCGGCAGCGCCGTGCTGCACCTGGGCATGTCCGGCAGCCTGCGCGTGCTGCCCGCCGACACGCCGGTGCGCGATCACGACCACGTCGACCTGCTGCTCGACGACGACCGCGTGCTGCGCTTCAACGACCCGCGCCGGTTCGGCTGCCTGCTGTGGCAGGCGCCCGGCGACACCCACGAGTTGCTGCGCGATCTCGGCCCGGAGCCGCTGTCGGACGCGTTCGACGGCGACTACCTGTTCCAGCTCAGCCGCGGCCGCAAGGCGCCGGTGAAAACGTTTTTGATGGATCAGAAAGTCGTGGTCGGCGTCGGCAACATCTACGCCGCCGAAGCGCTGTTCGCCGCCGGCGTGTCGCCGTTGCGCGCGGCCGGCAAGGTCTCGCGCGAGCGCTACGCCGAGCTGGCCGGCGCGATCAAGGCGATCCTCGGCTATGCGATCCAGCGCGGCGGCACCACCTTGCGCGACTTCATCAGCCCCGACGGCGCGCCCGGCTATTTCGAGCAGGAACTGGCCGCCTACGGCCGCGGCGGCGAGCCCTGCCCGCGCTGCGGGCGGCCGCTGAAGCAGGCCAGCATCGGCCAGCGCACCACGGTCTGGTGCGGGCACTGCCAACGCTGA
- a CDS encoding translocation/assembly module TamB domain-containing protein, with protein sequence MSDTPPPPPTPTAQELLLERRRRRRAAARRWAWRSSIAAAVLTLLIAFAAYWLIATIAGRDVLLAQIVARLPADSSFTWKAAEGPLSGPLTLRGVRFAYKKTVFTAERIYLDPALRPLLGRKLRLDAVQVEGATLDIEKSDEPFELPRWPDVLPQIEPPLAVQADDVRIDGFKIAQAGEHLIDIRQLRAGLDAQSGKLHVEKLVADTDRGRFTAHGDYQPSRDFKSDLTVTAVLPSAPGRTPPRLGLVARGDLSRMDVALAGAAPGPVRLTLTLRGKQEAPDWRLHAKADALDIGLLTAPDAKPSATPMALRFDAQGSGGVAALEGEFRQGDTAVTVLPSKLSLKEQVLDVQPLALQLFDGTATLRGHADFSDAENGRFKFSINARGLTWGGQAPPTTLKSVAKPAQAAQTPATPAVTLETADFGFAGTVKDWAAIGNARLLRDKQAATVEFDGRGNDQRMSLKSLKAKMPTGLLDASGEVAWAPKLAWDLKAALSGFDPGYFAPEFKGAVDGQLASTGSVRDDGGLEIQASADKLGGRLRDRPLGGRGRFLMHGAATGKTGDAYEGDVALSLGGSKLEAKGKYAQDIDVDAKFAPLQLNDLLPSATGSLNGTLKLTGAADAPNLDADLSGSGLKYGDYRAASFSAKGKLPWRGRGGQLALRASDLDAGLALSSLSVDAQGAVEALQLQAQARSEVANLDLSGHADKRGNVWSGALASLQLAPSKGASWRLQQAASFRWDGNSGGFNDACLASSSGGSLCASADWPRRGVELKGHGLPLLLAQPYLPERSDKRPWVLRGEIAVDGELRPAGNGWRGNFNVSSASGGLKFSERARRELVRYSALSLKASFDTQKLSAELKSVFNDDGRIEATVNTGWDAYAPLSGNVAVDTDELTWVELFSPDIVEPKGKLEGRIGLAGTRSKPLLSGQARLSQFTTEVPALGIVLQDGDVRLDAQPDGSARIAGSVRSGEGTLNVDGSLGWQGDDTPLVLNVRGTNVLASDTRDLRAVANPELTVRYAAKQPLNVTGKVTIPSARVDLERLDQGVSVSEDVVVLDPVDPENTGASPLELDLTLAVGDDVKLKGFGLDGKLGGQMRVRSRPGREMAASGALSVEGRYEAYGQKLQITRGNLAWNNGPVSDPILDLRAEREVGAVKAGVDIGGRVSAPTVNVWSDPASSQSEALAYLTLGRPLSNLTGDESKQLNAASAALSAGGGLLASQLGAKIGLDDAGVMESRALGGSVLGVGKYLSPKLYVGYGVSLLGTGQVLTLKYLLRKGFDVEIESSTLENRASVNWRKEK encoded by the coding sequence ATGAGCGATACGCCCCCGCCGCCGCCGACCCCCACCGCGCAGGAGCTGCTGCTCGAACGCCGCCGCCGGCGCCGCGCCGCGGCCCGGCGCTGGGCCTGGCGCAGCAGCATCGCCGCGGCGGTGCTGACCCTGCTGATCGCGTTCGCGGCGTACTGGCTGATCGCCACCATCGCCGGCCGCGACGTGTTGCTGGCGCAGATCGTCGCGCGCCTGCCGGCCGATTCGAGCTTCACCTGGAAGGCCGCCGAAGGCCCGCTGTCGGGCCCGTTGACCCTGCGCGGCGTGCGCTTCGCCTACAAGAAGACGGTGTTCACCGCCGAACGCATCTACCTGGATCCGGCGCTGCGCCCGTTGCTGGGCCGCAAGCTGCGCCTGGACGCGGTGCAGGTCGAAGGCGCCACGCTGGATATCGAAAAGAGCGACGAGCCGTTCGAACTGCCGCGCTGGCCGGACGTGCTGCCGCAGATCGAACCGCCGCTGGCGGTGCAGGCCGACGATGTGCGCATCGACGGCTTCAAGATCGCCCAGGCCGGCGAGCACCTCATCGACATCCGCCAGCTGCGCGCCGGGCTCGATGCGCAGTCGGGCAAGCTGCACGTGGAAAAGCTCGTCGCCGACACCGACCGCGGCCGCTTCACCGCGCACGGCGATTACCAGCCCAGCCGCGATTTCAAGTCCGACCTGACCGTCACCGCGGTGCTGCCGAGCGCGCCCGGCCGTACGCCGCCGCGCCTGGGCCTGGTCGCGCGCGGCGATCTGTCGCGCATGGACGTCGCCCTGGCCGGCGCCGCGCCGGGGCCGGTGCGTTTGACCCTGACCTTGCGCGGCAAGCAAGAAGCGCCGGACTGGCGCTTGCACGCGAAGGCCGACGCGCTCGACATCGGCCTGCTGACCGCGCCCGACGCCAAGCCCAGCGCCACGCCGATGGCGCTGCGTTTCGACGCGCAGGGCAGCGGCGGCGTCGCCGCGCTGGAAGGCGAATTCCGCCAGGGCGACACGGCGGTGACGGTGCTGCCGTCGAAGCTGTCGCTGAAAGAACAGGTGCTGGACGTGCAGCCGTTGGCGCTGCAATTGTTCGACGGCACCGCCACATTGCGCGGCCACGCCGATTTCAGCGACGCCGAAAACGGCCGCTTCAAGTTCTCGATCAACGCGCGCGGCCTGACCTGGGGCGGCCAGGCGCCGCCGACCACGCTCAAGTCGGTGGCCAAGCCTGCGCAGGCAGCGCAGACGCCGGCCACGCCGGCGGTGACGCTGGAAACCGCCGACTTCGGCTTCGCCGGCACGGTCAAAGACTGGGCGGCGATCGGCAACGCCCGGCTGTTGCGCGACAAGCAGGCCGCGACGGTCGAATTCGACGGCCGCGGCAACGACCAGCGCATGAGCCTGAAGTCGCTCAAGGCCAAGATGCCGACCGGCCTGCTCGACGCCAGCGGCGAAGTGGCATGGGCGCCGAAGTTGGCCTGGGATCTCAAGGCCGCGTTGTCGGGCTTCGACCCGGGTTATTTCGCGCCGGAATTCAAGGGCGCGGTCGACGGCCAATTGGCCAGCACCGGCAGCGTGCGCGACGACGGCGGGCTGGAGATCCAGGCCAGCGCCGACAAGCTCGGCGGCCGCTTGCGCGATCGCCCGCTCGGCGGCCGCGGCCGTTTCCTGATGCATGGCGCGGCCACCGGCAAGACCGGCGACGCCTACGAGGGCGACGTCGCGTTGAGCCTCGGCGGCAGCAAGCTCGAAGCCAAGGGCAAGTACGCGCAGGACATCGACGTCGACGCGAAGTTCGCGCCCTTGCAGTTGAACGATCTGCTGCCCAGCGCGACCGGCAGCCTCAACGGCACGCTCAAACTGACCGGCGCGGCCGACGCGCCGAACCTCGACGCCGACCTCAGCGGCAGCGGGCTCAAGTACGGCGACTACCGCGCCGCCAGCTTCAGCGCCAAAGGCAAGCTGCCGTGGCGCGGCCGCGGCGGGCAACTCGCGCTGCGCGCCAGCGATCTCGACGCCGGGCTGGCGTTGTCGTCGCTGAGCGTGGACGCGCAGGGCGCGGTCGAAGCGCTGCAACTGCAGGCGCAGGCGCGCAGCGAAGTCGCGAACCTGGACCTGTCCGGCCACGCCGACAAGCGCGGCAACGTGTGGTCGGGCGCGCTGGCCTCGTTGCAGCTGGCGCCGAGCAAGGGCGCCAGCTGGCGCTTGCAGCAGGCCGCCTCGTTCCGCTGGGACGGCAACAGCGGCGGCTTCAACGACGCCTGTCTAGCCTCCAGCAGCGGCGGTTCGCTGTGCGCCAGCGCCGACTGGCCGCGCCGCGGCGTCGAGCTCAAGGGCCACGGCCTGCCGCTGCTGCTGGCGCAGCCGTATCTGCCCGAGCGCAGCGACAAGCGGCCGTGGGTCCTGCGCGGCGAAATCGCCGTCGACGGCGAACTGCGCCCGGCCGGCAACGGCTGGCGCGGCAACTTCAACGTCAGTTCCGCCAGCGGCGGGCTGAAATTCAGCGAACGCGCGCGGCGCGAGCTGGTGCGCTACAGCGCGCTCTCGCTCAAGGCCAGCTTCGACACGCAGAAGCTCAGCGCCGAACTCAAGTCCGTCTTCAACGACGACGGCCGCATCGAAGCCACCGTCAACACCGGTTGGGACGCGTATGCGCCGCTGTCGGGCAACGTCGCGGTCGACACCGACGAGCTGACCTGGGTCGAGCTGTTCTCGCCCGACATCGTCGAGCCCAAGGGCAAGCTGGAAGGCCGCATCGGCCTGGCCGGCACGCGCAGCAAGCCGCTGTTGAGCGGGCAGGCGCGGCTGTCGCAGTTCACCACCGAAGTGCCGGCGCTGGGCATCGTGCTGCAGGACGGCGACGTGCGCCTGGACGCGCAGCCCGACGGCAGCGCGCGCATCGCCGGCAGCGTGCGTTCGGGCGAGGGCACGCTCAACGTCGACGGCAGCCTCGGCTGGCAGGGCGACGACACGCCGCTGGTGTTGAACGTGCGCGGCACCAACGTGCTCGCCTCCGACACCCGCGACCTGCGCGCGGTCGCCAACCCCGAACTGACCGTGCGCTACGCGGCCAAGCAGCCGCTCAACGTCACCGGCAAGGTCACCATTCCGTCGGCGCGCGTCGACCTGGAGCGTCTGGACCAGGGCGTGTCGGTGTCCGAGGACGTGGTCGTGCTCGACCCGGTCGATCCGGAAAACACCGGCGCCTCGCCGCTGGAGCTCGACCTGACCCTGGCCGTCGGCGACGACGTCAAGCTCAAGGGCTTCGGCCTGGACGGCAAGCTCGGCGGCCAGATGCGGGTGCGTTCGCGTCCGGGCCGCGAGATGGCCGCGAGCGGCGCGCTCAGCGTCGAAGGGCGTTACGAAGCCTACGGACAGAAGTTGCAGATCACCCGCGGCAACCTGGCCTGGAACAACGGCCCGGTGTCCGACCCGATCCTGGACTTGCGCGCCGAACGCGAAGTCGGCGCGGTCAAGGCCGGCGTCGACATCGGCGGACGGGTCAGCGCGCCGACCGTCAATGTCTGGTCCGATCCGGCCAGCTCGCAGTCCGAAGCGCTGGCTTACCTGACCCTCGGCCGTCCGCTGTCGAACCTGACCGGCGACGAGAGCAAGCAGCTCAACGCCGCCAGCGCCGCGCTGTCCGCCGGCGGCGGCCTGCTGGCCTCGCAGCTCGGCGCCAAGATCGGCCTCGACGACGCCGGCGTGATGGAAAGCCGCGCGCTCGGCGGTTCGGTGCTCGGCGTGGGCAAGTACCTGTCGCCGAAGCTGTACGTCGGCTATGGCGTGTCGCTGCTCGGCACCGGCCAGGTGCTGACCTTGAAGTACCTGCTGCGCAAGGGCTTCGATGTCGAGATCGAGTCGAGCACGTTGGAGAATCGCGCGTCGGTGAATTGGCGCAAGGAGAAGTGA